One window of Cohnella hashimotonis genomic DNA carries:
- a CDS encoding YaiI/YqxD family protein produces the protein MLQHPVRVVVDADACPVKPEIAACVRAAGTRALLVSSHAHVLHAEEGVDVVTVDASDQSADLYIANALKASDILVTGDYGLAALGLARGAAVLTPRGKMIGEDDIDGLLAQRHFSAKQRRGGMRTRGPKPFTDEDRDRFQQKLTLLLRKLQENSFA, from the coding sequence ATGCTGCAACATCCGGTCCGGGTCGTCGTCGACGCGGACGCCTGCCCGGTGAAGCCGGAGATCGCCGCATGCGTGAGAGCCGCGGGTACAAGAGCCCTCCTCGTCTCTTCGCATGCGCACGTGCTCCATGCCGAGGAGGGCGTCGACGTCGTGACGGTGGACGCCAGCGACCAGTCGGCGGATCTTTACATTGCCAACGCGCTGAAGGCTTCCGACATTCTCGTCACCGGCGATTACGGTCTGGCCGCGCTCGGCCTGGCGCGCGGGGCGGCGGTGCTGACGCCCCGCGGCAAGATGATCGGCGAGGACGATATCGACGGACTGCTCGCGCAGCGTCATTTTTCCGCCAAACAGCGGCGCGGCGGCATGCGGACGCGAGGACCCAAGCCTTTCACGGACGAGGACCGCGACCGCTTTCAACAAAAACTGACATTGCTGCTTCGAAAGTTGCAGGAGAATTCGTTCGCTTAG
- a CDS encoding pyruvate, water dikinase regulatory protein, giving the protein MEATSITVYVVSDSAGDTGELAVRAAAAQFHPLKVQIRRAGFIQREAAIDAVLEAAQSERAVVLYTLVIDALRAYMASESARRGISAIDLLGPLIDQMEQRFGCQSRHEPGLNHVLDAGYFRKVEAVEFAVRYDDARDVTGVSKADIVLTGVSRTSKTPLSMVLAHRTYKVANVPLVPELTPPRELFLVPKAKVFGLTIRPDALNAIRVERLKALGLPNTASYATAERIQQELEYAHGIMKKLGCVIIDVSNKAVEETASLIMEQLEK; this is encoded by the coding sequence ATGGAAGCAACAAGCATAACCGTCTACGTCGTCTCCGATTCCGCCGGCGATACCGGAGAGCTCGCTGTACGAGCCGCCGCGGCGCAATTTCACCCGCTCAAGGTGCAGATCCGCCGGGCCGGCTTCATCCAGCGGGAGGCGGCGATCGACGCCGTGCTCGAGGCGGCGCAGAGCGAGCGGGCCGTCGTGCTGTATACGCTGGTCATCGACGCTCTCCGCGCGTACATGGCCTCGGAGTCGGCACGGCGCGGCATCTCGGCGATCGATTTGCTCGGTCCGCTTATCGACCAGATGGAGCAGCGCTTCGGCTGCCAGTCCCGGCACGAGCCGGGACTGAACCATGTGCTCGACGCCGGCTATTTCCGCAAGGTCGAAGCGGTCGAGTTCGCCGTCCGCTACGACGATGCCCGCGACGTGACCGGCGTCAGCAAGGCGGATATCGTGCTGACAGGCGTCTCCCGCACGTCGAAGACGCCGCTGTCCATGGTGCTCGCGCACCGGACGTACAAGGTCGCGAACGTGCCGCTCGTGCCGGAGCTGACGCCGCCGCGGGAGCTGTTCCTCGTGCCGAAGGCCAAGGTTTTCGGTCTGACGATTCGGCCGGACGCGCTGAACGCGATCCGCGTCGAGCGCCTTAAAGCGCTGGGGCTGCCGAACACGGCCTCTTACGCGACGGCGGAGCGGATTCAGCAGGAGCTCGAATACGCGCACGGCATTATGAAAAAGCTCGGCTGCGTGATCATCGACGTGTCGAACAAGGCGGTCGAGGAGACGGCCAGCCTGATTATGGAGCAGTTGGAAAAATAG
- the dnaG gene encoding DNA primase — MNNGMIPQETIDEVLRRYDIAETVGRYVQLSRNGKYLKGLCPFHSERTPSFTVTPEKQIFHCYGCGKGGNVVKFVMEIENETFPEAIRSMCEEAGIPISWQAPEGEQSERQKERSVMTEAHAYAAKFYHAVLRNTAAGTGAMNYLRDRGMTDKLIEEFGLGYAPARWDTLTQALDKKGYDLSEMDRGGLLSRRHEGEGFVDRFRDRVMFPIHDGDGKIIAFAGRLMSDGQPKYLNSPESPLFSKSRTLYRFHAAKGTIRKTRQVVLLEGYMDVIKAWSAGVHNGVATMGTALTGEHASLLKRYADEAIVCYDGDDAGMAAASKSIPLLENAGFRVRVGVLPGKMDPDEYISAYGAEAYMREIVEGAVSALKFQLIYLRKSHILLEEDGKLRYLEDAIKLVARRESATERELMLKELAQEFGASTDSLKQDVFKIRQQEKLGTAGDIPGGSWNNEWNDNRSSAKLPKVSVDYVKAEQYLLSWMLQDGETAGIVQERLGDRFHVEDHAAIAAYLYAYYAHGNPPDIGRFIATLQDDRLERATSAIALIEVPFGERELADCMRTVERQVTKKDDLQSLYEEMNRAERTGDPLRAAQILTEIIALERRQKES; from the coding sequence ATGAATAACGGCATGATTCCACAAGAGACGATCGACGAGGTTCTTCGGCGGTACGACATTGCGGAGACCGTCGGTCGTTACGTTCAGTTGTCCAGAAACGGCAAGTATCTGAAGGGGCTGTGCCCGTTCCATTCCGAGCGCACGCCTTCCTTTACGGTCACGCCCGAGAAACAGATTTTTCATTGCTACGGCTGCGGCAAGGGCGGGAACGTCGTCAAGTTCGTCATGGAGATCGAAAACGAGACGTTCCCCGAAGCGATCAGGAGCATGTGCGAGGAAGCGGGCATTCCGATTTCCTGGCAGGCCCCCGAAGGCGAGCAGTCCGAGCGCCAGAAGGAACGCTCCGTCATGACGGAAGCGCACGCCTACGCGGCGAAGTTCTATCACGCCGTGCTGCGCAACACCGCGGCGGGCACCGGAGCGATGAACTATCTCCGGGACCGCGGCATGACGGACAAGCTGATCGAGGAGTTCGGGCTTGGTTACGCGCCGGCCCGATGGGACACGCTGACGCAGGCGCTGGACAAGAAAGGCTACGATCTGTCCGAGATGGACCGGGGCGGTCTGCTTTCCAGACGGCACGAGGGCGAGGGCTTCGTGGACCGCTTTCGCGATCGCGTCATGTTTCCAATCCATGACGGCGACGGCAAGATCATCGCGTTCGCGGGAAGGTTAATGTCGGATGGCCAGCCCAAGTATCTCAATTCGCCCGAGTCGCCGCTGTTCAGCAAGAGCCGGACGCTGTACAGGTTCCATGCGGCGAAGGGCACGATCCGCAAGACAAGGCAGGTCGTGCTGCTCGAGGGCTACATGGACGTCATCAAGGCCTGGTCGGCAGGGGTGCACAACGGCGTCGCGACGATGGGGACCGCGCTCACCGGCGAGCATGCTTCCTTGCTGAAGCGCTATGCGGACGAGGCGATCGTCTGTTACGACGGGGACGATGCGGGAATGGCCGCGGCGAGCAAGAGCATCCCGCTTCTGGAGAATGCCGGCTTCAGAGTGCGGGTAGGCGTGCTGCCCGGCAAGATGGACCCGGACGAATACATCTCGGCATATGGCGCCGAAGCTTATATGCGGGAGATCGTAGAAGGCGCGGTGTCCGCCCTCAAATTTCAGCTCATCTATTTGAGGAAGTCCCATATACTGCTAGAAGAAGACGGGAAGCTCCGGTACCTCGAAGACGCCATCAAGCTCGTAGCCCGTCGCGAATCGGCTACCGAACGCGAATTGATGCTCAAGGAGCTGGCGCAGGAGTTCGGGGCATCGACGGACAGTTTGAAGCAGGACGTATTCAAGATCAGGCAGCAGGAGAAATTGGGAACGGCTGGGGATATTCCGGGCGGATCGTGGAATAATGAATGGAATGATAACCGAAGTTCGGCCAAGCTTCCCAAGGTATCCGTCGACTATGTCAAGGCCGAGCAGTATCTTCTCTCGTGGATGCTGCAGGACGGCGAGACGGCGGGAATCGTCCAGGAACGGTTGGGCGATCGCTTCCATGTGGAGGATCACGCGGCAATCGCTGCTTATCTATATGCCTACTACGCGCATGGCAACCCTCCTGACATAGGACGATTTATCGCGACGCTGCAGGACGACCGGCTAGAGCGCGCGACCAGCGCCATCGCGCTGATCGAAGTGCCCTTCGGAGAGCGGGAACTTGCCGATTGCATGCGGACGGTCGAACGTCAGGTGACCAAAAAGGACGATTTGCAGAGCTTGTACGAGGAAATGAATCGAGCGGAGCGTACCGGTGATCCATTGCGCGCCGCGCAAATATTGACAGAGATTATCGCCCTGGAGAGACGGCAGAAGGAAAGCTGA
- the rpoD gene encoding RNA polymerase sigma factor RpoD → MANDQHTGLETESSLEQVKSLLIEQGKKKGGLTYKDIMEKLSPFDQDAEQIDDFFEQLADHGIEVVNDHDEIGGGRDREREDEERDEFNFDDDLSLPPGIKINDPVRMYLKEIGRVPLLGADDEVELAKKIEIGGEGGEEAKKRLAEANLRLVVSIAKRYVGRGMLFLDLIQEGNMGLLKAVEKFDHTKGYKFSTYATWWIRQAITRAIADQARTIRIPVHMVETINKLIRVSRQLLQELGREPAPEEIAEQMELSVDKVREIMKIAQEPVSLETPIGEEDDSHLGDFIEDQEALAPADAAAYELLKEQLEDVLDTLTEREENVLRLRFGLDDGRTRTLEEVGKVFGVTRERIRQIEAKALRKLRHPSRSKRLKDFLE, encoded by the coding sequence ATGGCGAACGATCAACACACCGGACTCGAGACGGAGAGCTCGCTGGAGCAGGTCAAATCGCTGCTCATCGAACAAGGCAAGAAAAAGGGCGGACTGACCTATAAAGACATCATGGAGAAGCTGTCTCCGTTCGACCAGGACGCCGAGCAAATCGACGATTTCTTCGAGCAGCTGGCCGATCACGGCATCGAGGTCGTTAACGATCACGACGAGATCGGAGGCGGCCGCGACCGCGAGCGCGAAGACGAAGAACGCGACGAATTCAATTTCGACGACGATCTGTCGCTTCCGCCCGGCATCAAGATCAACGATCCGGTTCGCATGTACTTGAAGGAAATCGGACGCGTGCCGCTTCTCGGCGCAGACGACGAGGTCGAGCTGGCCAAGAAGATCGAGATCGGCGGCGAAGGCGGCGAGGAAGCCAAGAAGCGACTGGCCGAAGCGAACCTGCGTCTGGTCGTCAGCATCGCGAAGCGGTATGTCGGCAGAGGCATGCTGTTCCTCGACCTGATTCAAGAGGGCAATATGGGTCTGCTCAAGGCCGTCGAGAAGTTCGACCATACGAAGGGTTACAAATTCAGTACGTACGCCACCTGGTGGATTCGCCAAGCAATCACGCGGGCGATTGCCGACCAGGCGCGGACGATCCGGATTCCCGTGCATATGGTGGAGACGATCAACAAGCTGATCCGCGTGTCGCGGCAGCTGCTTCAGGAGCTGGGACGCGAGCCGGCGCCCGAAGAGATCGCGGAACAGATGGAACTAAGCGTAGACAAAGTTCGCGAGATCATGAAGATCGCGCAGGAGCCGGTATCGCTCGAGACGCCGATCGGCGAAGAGGACGACTCTCACCTGGGCGACTTCATCGAAGATCAGGAGGCGCTCGCGCCGGCGGATGCGGCGGCTTACGAGCTGCTGAAGGAACAGTTGGAGGACGTGCTGGACACGCTGACCGAACGCGAGGAGAACGTGCTCAGGCTGCGATTCGGCCTCGACGACGGCCGTACCCGTACGCTGGAGGAAGTCGGCAAAGTATTCGGAGTTACGCGCGAGCGGATCCGGCAGATCGAAGCCAAGGCGCTTCGCAAGCTTCGCCATCCGAGCCGCAGCAAGCGTCTGAAGGACTTCCTGGAATAA